A window of the Gossypium hirsutum isolate 1008001.06 chromosome A05, Gossypium_hirsutum_v2.1, whole genome shotgun sequence genome harbors these coding sequences:
- the LOC107937945 gene encoding proteasome subunit beta type-6, with amino-acid sequence MDLEMNLNASHSMGTTIIGVTYNGGVVLGADSRTSTGMYVANRASDKITQLTDNVYVCRSGSAADSQIVSDYIRYFLHQHTIQLGQSATSKVAANLIRLLSYNNKNMLETGLIVGGWDKYEGGKIYAIPLGGTLIEQPFAIGGSGSSYLYGFFDQAWKEGMTKDEAEQFVVKAVSLAIARDGASGGVVRTVIINSEGVTRNFYPSDKLQLWHEELEPQNSLLDLLNSSSPEPMNI; translated from the exons ATGGATCTGGAAATGAACTTGAACGCCTCCCACTCCATGGGCACAACCATCATCGGTGTCACCTACAACGGCGGTGTCGTCCTCGGCGCCGATTCTCGTACCAGTactg GGATGTATGTTGCTAACCGGGCATCTGACAAAATTACACAGCTCACTGATAACGTCTACGTTTGCCGCTCTGGATCC GCTGCTGATTCTCAGATCGTTTCCGATTATATCCGCTATTTCCTTCACCAACATAC GATTCAGCTTGGCCAATCTGCAACTTCCAAAGTCGCTGCAAATCTTATCAGGCTACTATCCTACAATAACAAG AACATGCTTGAGACTGGCCTTATTGTTGGCGGGTGGGATAAGTATGAAGGTGGTAAAATATATGCAATTCCTCTTGGTGGAACTCTGATTGAGCAGCCTTTTGCTATTGGAG GATCTGGCTCCAGTTACCTATATGGATTTTTTGATCAAGCATGGAAGGAAGGAATGACAAAGGATGAAGCTGAG CAATTCGTGGTTAAGGCGGTTTCCCTTGCCATTGCTCGTGATGGTGCTAGCGGTGGTGTCGTTCGCACTGTGATT ATCAACTCTGAAGGAGTCACGAGGAACTTCTATCCCAGTGACAAACTGCAGCTATGGCATGAGGAATTGGAGCCTCAGAATTCGTTGCTGGATTTACTGAATTCTTCTAGTCCTGAACCCATGaatatttaa
- the LOC107937912 gene encoding AIG2-like protein D isoform X2, protein MGEAVVAAHNVFVYGSLLADDVVRVLLNRVPTSSAALLNGFHRFSIKGRVYPAILPVRNRHVSGRVLMGITDPELHILDEFEDVEYQRTRVEVSLLLILRSSRKVLTNYKPTLMCGATLVILTCTAIGILRNGNKCTRKAS, encoded by the exons ATGGGGGAAGCAGTAGTGGCAGCGCACAACGTATTCGTATATGGAAGCCTATTAGCAGATGATGTGGTCCGTGTCCTGTTGAATCGAGTCCCCACTTCCTCCGCTGCTCTTCTCAACGGCTT CCATAGATTTAGCATTAAAGGACGGGTTTATCCGGCAATTCTGCCAGTCCGAAACCGTCATGTTAGTGGCAGGGTGTTAATGGGAATAACGGATCCCGAATTGCatattttggatgaatttgaggACGTTGAGTACCAAAGGACTCGCGTTGAGGTCTCGTTGCTG TTGATTCTTCGTTCTTCAAG GAAAGTTCTGACAAATTACAAGCCCACGCTTATGTGTGGAGCAACGCTAGTGATCCTAACTTGTACGGCGATTGGGATTTTGag gaatggaaacaAGTGCACAAGGAAAGCTTCATAA
- the LOC107937912 gene encoding AIG2-like protein D isoform X1, with amino-acid sequence MGEAVVAAHNVFVYGSLLADDVVRVLLNRVPTSSAALLNGFHRFSIKGRVYPAILPVRNRHVSGRVLMGITDPELHILDEFEDVEYQRTRVEVSLLESSDKLQAHAYVWSNASDPNLYGDWDFEEWKQVHKESFIKMTMGFMEEQELPESKPRVATYESFYQQDAAEK; translated from the exons ATGGGGGAAGCAGTAGTGGCAGCGCACAACGTATTCGTATATGGAAGCCTATTAGCAGATGATGTGGTCCGTGTCCTGTTGAATCGAGTCCCCACTTCCTCCGCTGCTCTTCTCAACGGCTT CCATAGATTTAGCATTAAAGGACGGGTTTATCCGGCAATTCTGCCAGTCCGAAACCGTCATGTTAGTGGCAGGGTGTTAATGGGAATAACGGATCCCGAATTGCatattttggatgaatttgaggACGTTGAGTACCAAAGGACTCGCGTTGAGGTCTCGTTGCTG GAAAGTTCTGACAAATTACAAGCCCACGCTTATGTGTGGAGCAACGCTAGTGATCCTAACTTGTACGGCGATTGGGATTTTGag gaatggaaacaAGTGCACAAGGAAAGCTTCATAAAGATGACGATGGGATTTATGGAAGAACAAGAGCTGCCTGAATCAAAGCCAAGAGTGGCCACTTACGAATCCTTCTATCAGCAAGATGCTGCTGAAAAGTGA